A stretch of Desulfurivibrio alkaliphilus AHT 2 DNA encodes these proteins:
- the dsrJ gene encoding sulfate reduction electron transfer complex DsrMKJOP subunit DsrJ, with the protein MYGSGRIIPALIIFVGLMTFPIWYNAGKAQQPPVLVLPTEHTECVRDAQYMRESHMVLLHEWRDDILRKSGPRSGVTASGMQYQRSLQQGCMSCHYDKKNFCDQCHDYTAVVPDCWACHLEPTKEAI; encoded by the coding sequence ATGTACGGAAGCGGACGAATCATTCCAGCATTGATCATCTTTGTCGGCCTGATGACCTTTCCCATCTGGTACAACGCCGGCAAGGCCCAGCAGCCGCCGGTGCTGGTGCTGCCCACTGAACATACCGAATGCGTACGCGACGCTCAGTACATGCGCGAGAGCCATATGGTGCTGCTGCACGAATGGCGCGACGACATTCTCCGTAAAAGCGGGCCCCGCTCCGGGGTGACCGCCAGCGGCATGCAGTACCAGCGCAGTCTGCAGCAGGGTTGTATGAGCTGTCACTACGACAAGAAAAACTTCTGCGACCAGTGCCATGACTACACCGCCGTGGTCCCCGACTGCTGGGCTTGTCATCTCGAACCGACCAAGGAGGCCATCTAA
- a CDS encoding RsbRD N-terminal domain-containing protein, whose protein sequence is MTLEQFLAENKGELQDRWVDRVLDSYAGDAATIFKGEQDRFANPVGYNTRHTLTAIYSLLFDQPEVDLQRLKAELETFIKIRAVQTFTPASAVGFIYDLKAVVRHAVGKQRDLTVSQEEWANFHDTLDQLALVVFDLYMASRERLFQAHLNEIKTMNHMLTKHGCPSAGLVDKTTQLMADVQPLHTQSNEAR, encoded by the coding sequence ATGACGCTGGAGCAATTTCTAGCCGAGAACAAGGGGGAGTTGCAAGATCGCTGGGTTGACCGGGTTCTTGACAGCTATGCCGGAGATGCCGCCACCATATTCAAGGGCGAGCAGGACCGTTTTGCCAACCCGGTGGGCTACAACACCCGCCACACGCTAACCGCCATCTATTCCCTGCTTTTTGATCAACCGGAAGTGGACCTTCAGCGGCTCAAGGCCGAACTGGAGACCTTCATCAAGATCCGCGCCGTGCAGACCTTTACCCCGGCTTCGGCGGTGGGGTTCATCTACGACCTTAAGGCCGTGGTCCGCCACGCCGTCGGCAAACAGCGCGATCTGACGGTCAGCCAGGAAGAGTGGGCCAACTTCCACGACACCCTCGACCAGCTTGCCCTGGTGGTTTTCGACCTCTACATGGCCAGCCGGGAGCGCCTTTTTCAGGCCCACCTCAACGAAATTAAAACCATGAATCATATGCTTACCAAGCACGGCTGCCCGTCAGCCGGGCTGGTGGATAAAACCACGCAGTTAATGGCGGATGTTCAACCTCTTCATACTCAAAGCAACGAAGCGAGGTAA
- a CDS encoding HDOD domain-containing protein — translation MSNAEQEKKIRRFIERMPSLSTTVTKVMEICNQPETSANDLNRVISLDPVLTGQVLKLINSAYYSLPNQIGSLTRAIILLGVNTIKNLALSTAVLGGIGREDSFQALNMDKFWTHSLGVGVTARMLAGRRGAVRQQQEEYFVAGLLHDLGKIPLNVCFPQEYRKIQQLAAYRRLPLDRAEAAVLGLDHGRVGRMIGEKWQLNADLVELLAGHHRASAEIREDLRSMAALVAVADAFMNLQGPGAAGNSYPDKANLKALLQQEKINWRALAGLLPEVEAEIEKAQIFLTVARQ, via the coding sequence GTGAGCAACGCGGAGCAGGAAAAAAAAATTCGCCGCTTCATCGAGCGCATGCCGAGCCTTTCCACCACCGTGACCAAGGTGATGGAGATCTGCAACCAGCCCGAAACCTCCGCCAACGACCTTAATCGGGTAATTTCCCTGGACCCGGTGCTCACCGGTCAGGTTCTCAAGCTGATCAACTCCGCCTATTACTCCCTGCCCAACCAGATCGGCTCCCTGACCCGGGCCATAATTCTGCTGGGGGTCAATACCATCAAAAACCTGGCCTTAAGTACCGCCGTACTGGGCGGTATTGGCCGGGAAGACTCTTTTCAGGCCCTGAATATGGATAAGTTCTGGACCCACTCCCTGGGAGTGGGGGTTACCGCCAGAATGCTGGCCGGTCGGCGGGGGGCGGTGCGGCAGCAGCAGGAGGAATATTTTGTGGCCGGCCTGCTGCATGACTTGGGCAAAATCCCCTTAAACGTCTGTTTCCCCCAGGAATATCGTAAGATTCAGCAACTGGCTGCTTACCGCCGCCTGCCCCTGGACCGGGCGGAGGCGGCGGTGCTGGGGTTGGACCATGGCCGGGTGGGGCGGATGATCGGCGAGAAATGGCAGCTTAACGCCGACCTGGTGGAACTGCTGGCCGGGCATCATCGCGCCTCGGCCGAAATCCGGGAAGATCTGCGTTCCATGGCGGCCCTGGTGGCGGTGGCCGATGCCTTTATGAATTTACAGGGGCCGGGGGCCGCCGGCAACTCCTACCCCGACAAGGCAAATCTGAAGGCATTGCTGCAACAGGAAAAAATCAACTGGCGGGCCCTGGCCGGGTTGTTGCCCGAGGTGGAGGCGGAAATCGAAAAGGCCCAGATATTCCTCACCGTGGCCCGCCAATAA
- a CDS encoding MBL fold metallo-hydrolase: MKIRLKFWGVRGSVPCPGPETVRYGGNTACLEIRFPELDDRLLIIDAGSGLRSLGNQMMARDFARGPIDASIFLTHTHWDHIMGFPFFVPIYVPGNKLTIYGPVSYEEDTLQGIVGGQLTYRYFPVREAELAATINYVELKEGRLDLGDGVSLVTRYLNHPVLCLGYRIEYGGKVLCTAYDTEPYRNLFVTDPAAPGYDAEMAREGEEVAAEQNRLHEEFFAGADLLIHDSQYTEQEYLAGKLGWGHSSFERAIAVARRAGVKSLALFHHDPERTDAQLDDLAANYCDREDGLEIFMAQEGMEIEI; the protein is encoded by the coding sequence ATGAAGATCAGGCTGAAATTCTGGGGGGTGCGGGGTTCGGTGCCTTGCCCGGGTCCGGAAACCGTTCGTTACGGCGGTAATACCGCCTGCCTGGAGATCCGTTTTCCCGAGCTGGATGATCGCTTGCTGATCATCGACGCCGGCAGCGGCCTGCGCAGTCTGGGCAACCAGATGATGGCCCGGGATTTTGCCCGTGGCCCCATCGACGCCTCCATCTTTCTAACCCACACCCACTGGGACCATATCATGGGTTTCCCCTTTTTCGTGCCCATCTATGTGCCCGGTAACAAGCTGACCATTTACGGGCCGGTAAGCTACGAGGAAGACACCCTCCAGGGTATCGTCGGCGGGCAGTTGACCTACCGCTATTTCCCGGTGCGGGAGGCCGAGCTGGCCGCAACCATCAATTACGTCGAGCTTAAGGAAGGCCGCCTGGACCTGGGGGACGGGGTCAGCCTGGTTACCCGTTACCTCAATCACCCTGTGCTTTGCCTGGGTTATCGCATTGAGTATGGCGGTAAGGTGCTGTGTACGGCCTACGACACCGAGCCCTACCGGAACCTCTTTGTCACCGACCCCGCCGCCCCCGGCTATGACGCCGAGATGGCTCGGGAAGGTGAAGAGGTGGCGGCGGAACAGAACCGGCTCCATGAAGAGTTCTTTGCCGGGGCCGATCTGCTGATTCACGACAGCCAGTACACCGAACAAGAGTATCTGGCCGGCAAGCTGGGCTGGGGGCACTCCAGTTTCGAACGGGCCATTGCCGTGGCGCGCCGGGCAGGCGTAAAAAGCCTGGCCCTTTTTCATCACGACCCCGAGCGCACCGACGCCCAACTCGATGATTTGGCAGCCAACTATTGCGACCGGGAAGATGGCCTGGAAATTTTCATGGCCCAAGAGGGTATGGAAATAGAAATTTGA
- the fusA gene encoding elongation factor G, producing the protein MRDLAKARNIGISAHIDSGKTTLTERILFYTQRIHAIHEVRGKDGVGATMDSMELERERGITIASAATFCDWKDHSINIIDTPGHVDFTIEVERALRVLDGAILVLCSVGGVQSQSITVNRQMTRYRVPRMAFVNKCDRTGANPDRVTQQLRDKLNLNAVPVQVPIGLEGDLAGVVDLVSMKALYFDGDQGEVIREEEIPENLRDEVETKREALLDAASMFSDELMEAILEGEPTEEMIRAAIRKGTLSRELTPVLMGSAYKNKGIQPLLDAVTYYLPNPQEVANYALDLHNEEAEFKVTNDPKDPLIALAFKLEDGRYGQLTYLRTYQGTLKKGDSIVNMRTGKKIKVGRLVRMHADQMEDIEESGAGDIVALFGVDCASGDTFTDGSVNYSMSSMHVPAPVISLAIRPVDNKAQGNMSKALNRFTKEDPTFKTFVDAETNETIISGMGELHLDVYIERMKREYKAEVEVGAPQVAYRETVTQKADFNYTHKKQTGGSGQFGRVAGFLEPLEEGEYEFVDQIVGGVIPREFISSCDKGFQKAMAKGSLIGAPITGIRCAINDGAAHSVDSSDVAFQQAALGAFREGYLKAKPVIMEPIMKVAVEGPTEFQGGIMGSLNQRRGMIIGTTEEDDYTVVEAEVPLSEMFGYSTDLRSLTQGKAEFTMEFSAYRPVPKSVAEELVAKAKKEKEEQDKK; encoded by the coding sequence ATGAGAGACCTGGCCAAAGCCCGTAATATCGGAATCAGCGCCCATATCGACTCGGGCAAGACCACCCTGACCGAGCGTATCCTTTTTTATACCCAGCGGATTCATGCCATCCATGAGGTCCGCGGCAAGGACGGGGTCGGCGCCACCATGGATTCCATGGAACTGGAGCGGGAGCGCGGGATTACCATCGCTTCGGCGGCCACCTTTTGCGACTGGAAGGATCATAGCATCAACATCATCGATACCCCTGGCCACGTCGATTTCACCATCGAGGTGGAGCGGGCCCTGCGGGTGCTGGACGGCGCCATTCTGGTGCTCTGCTCGGTGGGTGGGGTGCAGTCCCAGAGCATCACCGTCAACCGCCAGATGACCCGTTACCGGGTGCCCCGCATGGCGTTTGTCAACAAGTGCGACCGTACCGGCGCCAACCCCGACCGGGTAACCCAGCAGTTGCGCGACAAGCTCAACCTCAACGCCGTGCCCGTGCAGGTGCCCATCGGCCTGGAAGGCGACCTGGCCGGGGTGGTGGACCTGGTGAGCATGAAGGCCCTTTACTTCGATGGTGATCAGGGTGAGGTGATCCGGGAAGAGGAGATTCCCGAGAATCTGCGCGACGAAGTGGAGACCAAGCGTGAAGCTCTTCTGGATGCCGCCTCCATGTTCTCGGACGAGTTGATGGAAGCGATCCTGGAAGGCGAACCCACCGAGGAGATGATCCGGGCCGCCATCCGCAAGGGCACCCTGAGCCGGGAACTGACCCCGGTACTGATGGGCTCGGCCTACAAAAACAAAGGCATTCAGCCCCTGCTGGACGCCGTTACCTATTACCTGCCCAATCCCCAGGAAGTTGCCAACTACGCCCTGGATCTGCACAACGAAGAGGCCGAGTTCAAGGTAACCAACGATCCCAAGGATCCCCTCATCGCCCTGGCCTTCAAGCTGGAAGACGGCCGTTACGGCCAGCTTACCTACCTGCGTACCTACCAGGGCACCCTGAAGAAGGGCGACAGTATCGTCAACATGCGGACCGGCAAGAAGATCAAGGTCGGCCGCCTGGTGCGGATGCACGCCGACCAGATGGAGGATATCGAGGAATCCGGGGCTGGCGATATCGTCGCCCTGTTCGGGGTGGACTGCGCCTCCGGCGACACCTTCACCGACGGCAGCGTCAACTACTCCATGAGCTCCATGCACGTGCCGGCGCCGGTTATCTCGCTGGCCATCCGGCCGGTGGACAACAAGGCCCAGGGCAATATGTCCAAGGCCCTGAACCGTTTCACCAAGGAAGATCCCACCTTCAAGACCTTTGTTGACGCCGAGACCAACGAGACCATTATCTCCGGCATGGGCGAGCTGCACTTGGATGTCTATATCGAGCGGATGAAGCGGGAGTACAAGGCCGAAGTGGAAGTGGGCGCCCCCCAGGTGGCCTACCGTGAAACCGTCACCCAGAAGGCCGATTTCAACTACACCCACAAGAAACAGACCGGCGGTTCCGGCCAGTTCGGCCGGGTGGCCGGCTTCCTGGAGCCCCTGGAAGAGGGTGAGTACGAATTTGTCGACCAGATCGTCGGCGGCGTGATTCCCCGGGAGTTCATCAGCTCCTGTGACAAGGGCTTCCAGAAGGCCATGGCCAAGGGCTCTTTGATCGGCGCCCCCATCACCGGTATTCGCTGCGCGATCAACGACGGTGCCGCCCACTCGGTGGACTCCTCCGACGTCGCCTTCCAGCAGGCCGCCCTGGGCGCCTTCCGGGAAGGTTACCTCAAGGCCAAGCCGGTGATCATGGAGCCCATCATGAAGGTGGCGGTGGAAGGCCCCACCGAGTTCCAGGGCGGGATCATGGGCAGCCTCAACCAGCGCCGGGGCATGATCATCGGCACCACCGAGGAAGACGACTACACCGTGGTCGAGGCCGAGGTACCGCTGTCCGAGATGTTCGGCTACTCCACCGACCTGCGTTCCTTGACCCAGGGCAAAGCGGAGTTTACCATGGAGTTCTCGGCTTACCGGCCGGTGCCCAAGAGCGTGGCCGAAGAGTTGGTTGCCAAGGCCAAGAAAGAAAAGGAAGAACAGGATAAAAAATAG
- the hisA gene encoding phosphoribosylformimino-5-aminoimidazole carboxamide ribotide isomerase, with protein MKFRPCIDLHEGKVKQIVGSTLSDSDQGSLATNFVAEQPPSYYAELYRRDNLNGGHVIMLGPGNEAAAAEALAAWPGGLQLGGGITADNAGRWLDLGAEAVIVTSYVFRDGQVLEERLRRLVKAVGRERLVLDLSCRRRDGRFLVVTDRWQKFTSMAVDATSLEYFSRFCCEFLVHAVDVEGKCAGVAEDLLTLLAAATPLPTTYAGGVASLDDLYRIKELGRDRLDATIGSALDIFGGTGVQYRDAVAFNREGQRQ; from the coding sequence ATGAAGTTTCGGCCTTGTATTGATTTGCACGAGGGCAAGGTCAAGCAGATTGTCGGCTCCACCCTTTCCGATTCCGACCAGGGTTCCCTGGCCACCAATTTTGTTGCCGAGCAACCTCCTTCCTACTACGCCGAACTTTACCGGCGCGACAACCTTAACGGCGGGCATGTGATTATGCTGGGGCCGGGTAACGAGGCGGCGGCGGCCGAGGCTTTAGCTGCCTGGCCCGGCGGTTTGCAGCTGGGCGGCGGGATCACCGCCGACAACGCCGGCCGCTGGCTCGACCTGGGGGCTGAGGCGGTGATTGTTACCTCCTATGTCTTCCGGGACGGCCAGGTGCTGGAAGAGCGCCTTCGTCGCCTGGTCAAGGCCGTGGGACGGGAGCGACTGGTGCTGGACCTGAGTTGCCGCCGGCGGGACGGGCGCTTCCTGGTGGTTACTGATCGCTGGCAAAAATTCACCTCCATGGCGGTTGACGCCACTTCTCTTGAGTATTTTTCCCGATTTTGCTGTGAGTTTCTCGTTCATGCCGTGGACGTCGAGGGCAAGTGTGCCGGGGTGGCGGAAGATCTGCTGACCTTGCTGGCTGCCGCTACGCCGTTACCCACCACCTACGCCGGCGGTGTGGCCAGCCTCGACGATCTATACCGGATTAAAGAGCTGGGCCGTGATCGCCTGGATGCCACCATCGGCAGCGCTCTGGACATTTTCGGTGGAACCGGGGTACAATACCGAGATGCGGTGGCCTTCAATCGAGAGGGTCAAAGGCAGTAG
- the dsrO gene encoding sulfate reduction electron transfer complex DsrMKJOP subunit DsrO: MKKDRRDFLKLAGCAAVAGVGSSTAFHSLLRGEAEAAGLRRAGTKKEKTGVRLGMVIDIQKFLDDQDLARRCIRVCHQIHNVPEFGNPKDEIKWLWTDRFEHVFVKDTHYRQAQHLQGMPVLTLCNHCDNPPCVRACPTKATFKKADGIVGMDYHRCIGCRFCMAACPYGARSFNWRDPRGMDEHGRSFIRELNPDYPARTMGVVEKCNFCSKRLAQGKLPACVEEAAGAEAMFFGDLNDPNSEVSRVLREKFTIQRRPSLGTYPSVFYII; encoded by the coding sequence ATGAAGAAGGACAGGCGAGATTTTCTTAAACTTGCGGGCTGTGCGGCGGTCGCCGGGGTTGGCTCATCCACCGCCTTTCACTCGCTGCTGCGCGGCGAGGCCGAGGCCGCCGGCCTGAGAAGGGCCGGCACCAAAAAAGAGAAGACCGGTGTCCGCTTGGGCATGGTGATTGATATCCAGAAGTTTCTCGATGACCAAGACCTGGCCCGGCGCTGCATCAGGGTCTGCCACCAGATCCATAACGTGCCGGAGTTCGGCAACCCCAAGGATGAGATCAAGTGGCTGTGGACCGATCGCTTCGAGCATGTCTTTGTCAAGGATACCCATTACCGCCAGGCCCAGCACCTCCAGGGCATGCCGGTGCTGACCCTGTGCAACCACTGCGACAATCCGCCCTGCGTGCGGGCCTGCCCCACCAAGGCGACCTTCAAAAAGGCCGACGGGATAGTGGGGATGGATTACCACCGCTGCATCGGCTGCCGTTTCTGCATGGCGGCCTGTCCCTACGGCGCCCGGAGTTTTAACTGGCGCGATCCGCGGGGTATGGATGAGCACGGCCGCTCCTTTATCCGCGAGCTTAATCCCGATTACCCGGCCCGAACCATGGGCGTGGTGGAAAAGTGTAACTTCTGCAGCAAGCGGCTGGCCCAAGGCAAGCTACCTGCCTGTGTGGAAGAGGCGGCCGGAGCAGAGGCCATGTTTTTTGGCGATCTCAACGACCCCAACTCCGAGGTCAGCCGGGTGCTGCGCGAGAAGTTCACCATTCAGCGGCGACCGTCCCTGGGAACCTATCCATCCGTCTTCTATATCATTTAA
- the dsrP gene encoding sulfate reduction electron transfer complex DsrMKJOP subunit DsrP translates to MIEKAFQGSKGYWTWIACLLAVIAIGGMFYVQQWNYGLGITGMSRDVSWGLYISQFTFLVGVAAGGLMLVLPYYLHNYKEFGRITILGEFMAIAAVVMCLMFIIADLGQPMRALNVLLHPTPQSMLFWDMVVLNGYLALNLICGWAILHSEYKGVKYSNWVKPFIYLSIPWAISIHTVTAFLYAGLPGRDYWLTAILAPRFLASAFAAGPALLLIIALIIERNTLFRVGQVAKDKLVTIISYAAIINFFFLACEFFSAYYSQYPSKMYTKDYLFFGLEKDGSIFNNLVPYMQASVVIGLIGIAMIFYARSKKSDLLLGISCGLIFLSLWIDKGLGMVLGGFVPNPMGQVTQYYPTIPELGITAAVWATGFLILTILYKVAISVKLEKEL, encoded by the coding sequence ATGATTGAAAAAGCGTTTCAGGGGAGTAAAGGATACTGGACGTGGATAGCGTGTCTGCTGGCGGTCATCGCCATCGGGGGCATGTTCTACGTGCAGCAGTGGAACTACGGTTTGGGAATCACCGGCATGAGCCGGGACGTATCCTGGGGCTTGTACATCTCCCAGTTTACCTTCCTGGTCGGGGTCGCCGCCGGCGGCTTGATGCTGGTGCTCCCCTATTATCTGCATAACTACAAGGAATTCGGGCGGATTACCATCCTCGGCGAATTCATGGCCATCGCCGCGGTGGTGATGTGTCTGATGTTTATCATCGCCGACCTGGGCCAGCCCATGCGGGCCCTCAACGTGCTGCTGCACCCCACCCCGCAATCCATGCTGTTCTGGGATATGGTGGTGCTTAACGGCTACCTGGCCCTCAACCTGATCTGCGGCTGGGCCATTCTTCACTCCGAGTACAAAGGGGTCAAGTACTCCAACTGGGTCAAGCCCTTTATCTACCTTTCCATTCCCTGGGCCATCAGTATCCATACCGTTACCGCCTTTCTGTATGCCGGTCTGCCCGGCCGCGATTACTGGCTCACCGCCATCCTGGCGCCGCGCTTTCTGGCCTCGGCCTTTGCCGCCGGTCCGGCCCTGTTGCTGATCATCGCTCTGATCATCGAGCGCAACACCCTTTTCCGGGTAGGCCAGGTGGCCAAGGATAAGCTGGTGACCATTATTTCATACGCCGCCATCATCAACTTCTTCTTCCTGGCCTGTGAGTTCTTCAGCGCTTACTACAGCCAGTACCCGAGTAAGATGTACACCAAGGATTATCTCTTCTTCGGCTTGGAGAAGGACGGCAGCATCTTCAACAACCTGGTGCCCTACATGCAGGCCTCGGTGGTGATCGGACTCATCGGTATTGCCATGATTTTTTACGCCCGCTCGAAAAAATCGGACCTGCTGCTGGGGATTTCCTGCGGTCTGATCTTCCTGTCGCTGTGGATCGACAAGGGCCTGGGCATGGTGCTGGGCGGCTTTGTCCCCAACCCCATGGGCCAGGTAACCCAGTACTATCCCACCATTCCTGAGCTGGGTATCACCGCCGCCGTCTGGGCCACCGGCTTCCTGATCCTGACCATTCTTTACAAGGTGGCCATCAGCGTTAAACTGGAGAAAGAGCTGTAG
- the dsrK gene encoding sulfate reduction electron transfer complex DsrMKJOP subunit DsrK — translation MADTKAAEMKVKVVTEPSLMTGAVPTHDWWDVEAIFKPGNYCYPAKKSIAEYHGKNLPGLFGEPRDWDIESDDWALPENWKEIIINGIKERLDKFRSLKIFMDCCVRCGACADKCHFFLGTGDPKNMPVLRAELFRSVYRNDFTTAGKILGQIAGARPMTFKVLKEWFMYFYQCTECRRCSVFCPYGIDTAEVTMMGRELLHLVGVNTNWILEPAANSNRTGNHLGLQPHTFKENAEFLLDDIEEATGVKLNNLTFNRKGAEVLFIIPSADVFADPGIFTFMGYIMLFEHIGLDYTISTYSSEGGNFGLFTNNQLMKKLNGKMYAEAKRLGVKWILGGECGHMWRVVHQYMNTMNGPADFLEIPKSPITGTVFENAAATRMVHISEFTADLIHQGKLKIDKNRNDNRIVTFHDSCNTSRGMGLLEEPRYIINSVCNNFYEMPENTIREKTFCCGSGTGLNTGEIMDLRMRAGLPRANAVKYVAERHGVNMLANVCAIDRATLLALNQYWNPEVQVCGISELVGNALIMEGEKERETDLRGEPLPGMEG, via the coding sequence ATGGCAGATACCAAAGCAGCAGAAATGAAGGTTAAGGTGGTCACGGAGCCGTCCCTGATGACCGGCGCCGTCCCCACCCACGACTGGTGGGATGTGGAGGCGATCTTTAAGCCCGGCAATTACTGCTACCCGGCCAAGAAGAGCATTGCCGAGTACCACGGCAAGAATCTTCCCGGACTGTTCGGCGAACCCCGCGACTGGGATATTGAAAGTGATGACTGGGCCTTGCCGGAAAACTGGAAGGAGATCATCATCAACGGCATCAAGGAGCGGCTGGATAAGTTCCGCTCCCTCAAGATATTCATGGACTGCTGTGTCCGCTGCGGGGCTTGCGCCGACAAGTGCCACTTCTTCCTGGGCACCGGTGATCCCAAGAACATGCCGGTGCTGCGGGCCGAGCTTTTCCGCTCGGTATACCGCAACGACTTCACCACCGCCGGCAAAATTCTGGGCCAGATCGCCGGGGCCCGGCCCATGACCTTCAAGGTGTTGAAGGAATGGTTCATGTACTTCTACCAGTGTACCGAGTGCCGGCGCTGCTCGGTCTTCTGCCCCTACGGCATCGACACCGCCGAGGTGACCATGATGGGCCGGGAATTGCTGCATCTGGTGGGGGTCAACACCAACTGGATTCTCGAGCCGGCGGCCAACTCCAACCGCACCGGCAACCACCTGGGCCTGCAGCCCCACACCTTCAAGGAAAACGCCGAGTTCCTGCTCGACGACATTGAAGAGGCCACCGGGGTAAAGCTCAACAATCTCACTTTCAACCGCAAAGGGGCCGAGGTTCTCTTCATCATCCCCTCGGCGGATGTCTTCGCCGACCCTGGCATCTTCACCTTCATGGGCTACATCATGCTCTTCGAGCATATCGGCCTTGATTACACCATCAGCACTTACTCTTCGGAAGGCGGTAACTTCGGGTTGTTCACTAACAACCAGTTGATGAAAAAGCTCAACGGCAAGATGTACGCCGAGGCCAAGCGCCTGGGCGTGAAGTGGATCCTGGGCGGTGAGTGCGGCCATATGTGGCGGGTCGTTCACCAGTACATGAACACCATGAACGGTCCGGCGGATTTCCTGGAAATACCCAAGAGCCCCATCACCGGTACGGTCTTTGAAAATGCCGCCGCCACCAGGATGGTGCATATCAGTGAGTTTACCGCCGACCTGATCCACCAAGGCAAGCTGAAAATCGACAAAAACCGCAACGACAACCGGATCGTGACCTTCCACGATTCCTGCAACACCTCCCGCGGCATGGGCTTGCTGGAAGAGCCCCGCTACATCATCAACAGCGTCTGCAACAACTTTTACGAAATGCCGGAAAACACCATCCGGGAAAAGACCTTCTGCTGCGGCAGCGGTACCGGCCTCAATACCGGCGAGATCATGGATTTGCGGATGCGCGCCGGATTGCCCCGGGCCAACGCGGTCAAGTACGTGGCCGAGCGCCATGGGGTCAACATGCTCGCCAATGTTTGCGCCATTGACCGGGCCACCTTGCTGGCCCTCAATCAATACTGGAATCCGGAAGTGCAGGTTTGCGGTATTTCGGAACTGGTCGGCAACGCCCTCATCATGGAGGGAGAAAAAGAGCGGGAAACGGACCTGCGGGGCGAACCCCTGCCGGGAATGGAGGGTTAA
- the dsrM gene encoding sulfate reduction electron transfer complex DsrMKJOP subunit DsrM, whose amino-acid sequence MRVLKAFIAVVALVLVALVVAQVPGGQSLLGIVLPYLAFAIFLGGFIYKVVYWAKSPVPFRIPTTCGQENSLPFIKQNKLDCPTTKGQVVGRMLLEVLLFRSLFRNTRASIHDGPTLAYGSNKWLWLFALLFHYSFLVIILRHMRLFTDPIAGFVPMLEFADGFLEVGATTIYQSSFILLAAVTFLFLRRVVRPYLRYISLPADYFPLLLIFGIGLSGILMRHVFRVDIVSVKELTMGLVTFSPSIEGQIGAIFFVHIFLVCVLLAYFPFSKLMHLGGVFMSPTRNMANNSRMVRHENPWNDPNIKPHSYASYEDEFRQFMVDADLPVEKQPEPATAEPEAEEAAPTEEPKA is encoded by the coding sequence ATGAGAGTCCTGAAAGCCTTTATCGCGGTCGTGGCACTGGTCCTGGTCGCCCTGGTGGTGGCCCAGGTGCCTGGCGGGCAAAGCCTGCTCGGGATAGTGCTGCCCTACCTGGCATTTGCCATTTTTCTGGGCGGCTTTATCTACAAGGTGGTGTATTGGGCCAAATCACCGGTGCCTTTCCGGATCCCCACCACCTGCGGGCAGGAAAATTCGCTGCCCTTCATCAAGCAGAACAAGCTTGACTGCCCCACCACCAAGGGCCAGGTAGTGGGCCGGATGCTGCTCGAGGTGCTGCTGTTCCGCTCGCTGTTCCGCAACACCCGGGCCTCCATTCATGACGGCCCGACCCTGGCTTATGGCTCCAATAAGTGGCTCTGGCTTTTTGCCTTGTTGTTCCACTACAGCTTCCTGGTCATTATCCTGCGCCACATGCGGCTTTTTACCGACCCCATCGCCGGCTTCGTGCCAATGCTGGAATTTGCCGACGGTTTTCTGGAAGTGGGCGCCACCACCATCTACCAGAGCAGCTTCATCCTGCTGGCGGCGGTGACCTTCCTCTTCCTGCGCCGGGTGGTGCGCCCCTACCTGCGCTACATCTCGCTGCCCGCCGACTACTTCCCGCTGCTGCTGATCTTCGGCATCGGCTTGAGCGGGATCCTGATGCGCCATGTCTTCCGGGTCGATATCGTCTCCGTCAAGGAGCTGACCATGGGGCTGGTAACCTTCTCGCCCAGCATTGAAGGACAAATCGGCGCCATCTTCTTCGTTCACATCTTCCTGGTCTGTGTGCTGCTGGCTTACTTCCCCTTCAGCAAGCTGATGCACCTTGGCGGGGTCTTCATGAGCCCCACCCGCAACATGGCCAACAACAGCCGGATGGTGCGCCATGAGAATCCGTGGAACGATCCCAACATTAAGCCCCACTCTTACGCTTCTTACGAGGATGAGTTCCGCCAGTTCATGGTAGATGCCGACCTGCCGGTGGAAAAGCAGCCGGAACCGGCTACCGCTGAGCCGGAAGCCGAGGAGGCTGCTCCCACGGAAGAGCCAAAGGCGTGA